One window from the genome of Ciconia boyciana chromosome 8, ASM3463844v1, whole genome shotgun sequence encodes:
- the SKOR1 gene encoding SKI family transcriptional corepressor 1 → MEAIASQMGNGRDASSSPNSKQELQPYQGSNTLKPNQVGETSLYGVPIVSLVIDGQERLCLAQISNTLLKNYSYNEIHNRRVALGITCVQCTPVQLEILRRAGAMPISSRRCGMITKREAERLCKSFLGEHKPPKLPENFAFDVVHECAWGSRGSFIPARYNSSRAKCIKCSYCSMYFSPNKFIFHSHRTPDSKYTQPDAANFNSWRRHLKLSDKTATEELSHAWEDVKAMFNGGTRKRTFSLQGAAAGGPGAGSPAAKAALHPPPPAGPELAPAHKSLRCSGQEPAGERGALGLPAGHGGAAGAHGGAGAVRSYPVIPVPSKGFGMLQKLPPPLFPHPYGFPAAAFGLCPKKQEDALGGAGGGEAGKGGALPPGMFWGPPHPHPHQPAQPPHQPGAAKDTGVYPSFPVFWPAAGSLPVPPYPAQSQAKAAATAVVVAAAAAAAAAAAEPPGLSGRHGELEGSEPSGSGRSSATPQEGAGAEGERCPSALSRAAGEEERSGDEALLPPLPLPRKGSYLSAFRPVVKDAESIAKLYGTREAYGGAAPRGPGYLSPDFLSEGSSSYRSLSPGGDTAEEPEVDVESNRFPEDEEEDAAAAAAAAAAPPEGREPPPPRLLAGTEEPPPPAGADGPEEKAGEPAAEEGGQPPDGSPERSSSRGAYEVYAPDRGEHLQPLKTAASLGAPAAYLCTPEAKEQDKEDNHSAAEDLETRKSYQDQRNVSHPSPVNTDRGEDGLGMDVAGSQLVEKDIENLARDELQKLVLEQMELRKKLERDFQSLKDNFQDQMKRELAYREEMVQQLQIVRDTLCNELDQERKARYAIQQKLKEAHDALHHFSCKMLTPRHCTGNCSFKPPLLPQ, encoded by the exons ATGGAGGCGATCGCCAGTCAGATGGGAAATGGGAGAGATGCAAGCTCCTCCCCAAATTCAAAGCAAGAGCTGCAGCCGTACCAGGGCTCCAATACCCTCAAGCCCAACCAAGTGGGTGAGACCTCTCTGTACGGCGTGCCCATCGTGTCCCTGGTCATCGACGGGCAGGAGCGGCTGTGCCTGGCGCAGATCTCCAACACGCTGCTCAAGAACTACAGCTACAATGAGATCCACAACCGGCGGGTGGCCCTGGGCATCACCTGCGTGCAGTGCACACCGGTGCAGCTGGAGATCctgcggcgggccggggccaTGCCCATCTCCTCCCGCCGCTGCGGCATGATCACCAAGCGGGAGGCGGAGCGGCTCTGCAAGTCCTTCCTGGGCGAGCACAAGCCGCCCAAGCTGCCCGAGAACTTCGCCTTCGACGTGGTGCACGAGTGCGCCTGGGGCTCCCGGGGCAGCTTCATCCCGGCCCGCTACAACAGCTCCCGCGCCAAGTGCATCAAGTGCAGCTACTGCAGCATGTACTTCTCCCCCAACAAGTTCATCTTCCACTCCCACCGCACCCCGGACTCCAAGTACACCCAGCCCGACGCCGCCAACTTCAACTCCTGGCGCCGCCACCTCAAGCTCAGCGACAAGACGGCCACGGAGGAGCTCTCGCACGCCTGGGAGGATGTCAAGGCCATGTTCAACGGCGGCACCCGCAAGCGGACCTTCTCCCTGCAAGGCGCGGCCGCCGGCGGGCCCGGCGCCGGCTCCCCGGCCGCCAAGGCCGCGCTgcacccgccgccgcccgccggccccgagCTGGCCCCGGCGCACAAGAGCCTGCGCTGCAGCGGGCAGGAGCCGGCGGGCGAGCGCGGGGCGctggggctgccggcggggcacggcggggcggcgggcgcgcacggcggggcgggcgcggtgCGCAGCTACCCGGTGATCCCGGTGCCCAGCAAGGGCTTCGGGATGCTGCAGAagctgccgccgccgctcttcccccacccctaCGGCTTCCCTGCCGCCGCTTTCGGACTCTGCCCCAAGAAGCAGGAGGACGCGCtgggcggcgcggggggcggcgagGCGGGCAAGGGCGGCGCGCTGCCCCCCGGCATGTTCTGGGGACCCCCGCACCCCCACCCGCACCAACCGGCCCAGCCGCCCCACCAGCCCGGCGCCGCCAAGGACACCGGCGTCTATCCCTCCTTCCCCGTCTTCTGGCCGGCCGCCGGCAGCCTGCCCGTGCCGCCCTACCCGGCGCAGAGCCAGGCCAAGGCGGCGGCCACGGCCgtggtggtggcggcggcggcggcggcggcggcggcggcggccgaaCCGCCGGGCCTGTCGGGCCGGCACGGCGAGCTGGAGGGCTCGGAGCCGTCGGGCAGCGGGCGGAGCAGCGCGACCCCCCAGGAGGGCGCCGGGGCGGAGGGCGAGCGCTGCCCCAGCGCCCTGTCGCGGGCGGCGGGCGAGGAGGAGCGCTCCGGGGACGAGGCGCTGCTCCCgccgctgcccctgcccaggaAGGGCAGCTACCTCTCCGCCTTCCGCCCGGTGGTGAAGGACGCCGAGAGCATCGCCAAGCTCTACGGCACCCGCGAGGCGTacggcggcgcggccccccgcggccccggctaCCTCTCCCCGGACTTCCTCAGCGAGGGCAGCTCCAGCTACCGCTCGCTCTCccccgggggggacacggccgAGGAGCCCGAGGTGGACGTGGAGTCCAACCGCTTCCcggaggacgaggaggaggacgccgccgccgccgccgccgccgccgccgctccccccgaGGGacgggagccgccgccgccccggctgCTGGCCGGTAccgaggagccgccgccgcccgccggggccgaCGGGCCCGAGGAGAAGGCGGGCGAGCCGGCGGCGGAGGAGGGCGGCCAGCCGCCCGACGGCAGCCCCGAgcggagcagcagcaggggcgCCTACGag GTGTACGCGCCGGACAGGGGGGAGCACCTGCAGCCGCTGAAGACCGCCGCCTCCCTGGGAGCCCCGGCCGCGTACCTCTGCACCCCCGAGGCTAAGG AGCAAGATAAAGAAGACAATCACTCCGCGGCAGAGGATTTAGAGACCAGAAAATCCTATCAGGACCAAAGGAATGTCTCGCATCCCAGCCCTGTAAATACCGACAGAG GCGAGGACGGCCTCGGCATGGATGTCGCCGGGTCGCAGCTGGTGGAGAAGGACATCGAAAATTTGGCCCGAG acGAGTTGCAAAAACTGGTCCTGGAGCAAATGGAGCTGAGgaaaaagctggagagggacttccAGAGCCTGAAAG aTAACTTCCAGGACCAGATGAAGCGGGAGCTGGCTTACCGGGAGGAGAtggtgcagcagctgcagatcGTCCGAG aTACGCTGTGCAACGAGCTGGACCAGGAGAGGAAAGCGCGCTACGCCATCCAGCAGAAGTTGAAAG AGGCCCACGACGCGCTGCATCACTTCTCCTGCAAAATGCTGACCCCGCGGCACTGCACGGGGAACTGCTCCTTCAAGCCGCCGCTGCTGCCCCAGTaa